One Brassica napus cultivar Da-Ae chromosome C2, Da-Ae, whole genome shotgun sequence DNA window includes the following coding sequences:
- the LOC106382906 gene encoding flavonol synthase 3 — protein sequence MAESVPSKFQGTSPVDIPIVDLSNPNEDLVARAVVKASETWGMFQVVNHGIPIELMRRLKELGTEFFELPEKEKEAVARPADSTDLEGYTTDYKKDGEGRKTWADHLFHRVWPPSRINYRFWPKNSPDYREVNEEYAKEIKKLSEKIMGWLSEGLGLHHDALKEGLGGEKVEYLMKIIFYPPCPKLELLYGAPHHTDLNGITFLIADEVDGLQAYQDNKWVDVKYDDSGIVVIIADQIKRMSNGRYKSGEHRATMDTVRTRISWPVFAEPNLDHVVGPLPELVVDDAPKFKPYVYREYKFLKMNKLPLE from the exons atggccGAATCAGTCCCTTCAAAGTTCCAAGGAACATCTCCGGTAGATATTCCTATCGTCGATCTAAGTAACCCAAACGAAGACCTAGTGGCACGTGCGGTGGTAAAAGCCAGCGAGACATGGGGGATGTTCCAGGTGGTTAACCACGGGATTCCCATCGAGCTGATGCGGCGGTTGAAAGAACTTGGGACTGAGTTCTTTGAGCTGCctgagaaggagaaggaagcCGTAGCAAGGCCAGCTGATTCAACGGACTTAGAAGGATACACAACGGATTACAAGAAAGATGGAGAAGGTAGAAAAACATGGGCTGATCATCTCTTTCACAGGGTCTGGCCACCGTCAAGAATCAACTACAGATTCTGGCCTAAGAACTCTCCAGATTACAG GGAGGTGAATGAGGAGTATGCAAAGGAGATAAAGAAGCTATCTGAGAAAATCATGGGATGGTTATCGGAAGGACTAGGGTTACATCATGATGCATTGAAGGAAGGTCTTGGTGGAGAAAAGGTGGAGTATCTAATGAAAATCATCTTCTATCCGCCGTGTCCAAAACTTGAGTTGCTCTACGGAGCTCCTCATCACACTGATCTCAATGGAATCACGTTCTTGATCGCTGATGAGGTAGACGGACTTCAGGCGTACCAGGACAACAAGTGGGTCGACGTCAAGTATGATGACTCAGGGATCGTTGTCATCATCGCCGACCAAATCAAG AGGATGAGCAATGGGAGGTATAAGAGTGGAGAGCATAGAGCGACGATGGATACGGTGAGGACGAGAATCTCGTGGCCGGTGTTCGCGGAACCGAACCTTGATCACGTGGTCGGACCTTTGCCGGAGCTAGTTGTTGATGATGCTCCAAAGTTCAAGCCTTATGTCTATAGAGAGTACAAGTTTCTTAAGATGAACAAGCTTCCTCTCGAGTGA